A genomic window from Glycine max cultivar Williams 82 chromosome 17, Glycine_max_v4.0, whole genome shotgun sequence includes:
- the LOC100798450 gene encoding hydroxyproline O-galactosyltransferase GALT6 — MKRGNNLVALSRQRSIQILIAIAFLYVLFFTLEIPLVFRIAQKQRPTHTRRQLVRRQNGVVSALILNDAAFDSELYQSSCRAGKAIWEELKLKSRSPRGLISKPENRSGPCPGSVSVSGPEFLGRGSLMMIPCGLTLGSHVTVVGKPSRVQRKTCQFVMELLGLKTVEGEEPPRVLHFNPRLKGDWSWKPVIELNTCYRMHWGTALRCDGWKSRAGEDTVDGLLKCEKWIRGDEDNRDAVETKAAWWLKRLIGRTKRVNVDWPFPFSENKLFILTLSAGFEGFHINVDGRHVTSFPYRTGFTLEDATGLTLSGDIDVHSVFAASLPSVHPNVSSQQHLEFSTRWRAPNLPRYGVELFVGILSAGNHFAERMAVRKSWMQHSFIKSSKVVTRFFVALHPRKEINVELKKEAEYFGDIVIVPYIDNYDLVVLKTMAICEYGVHTVSAEYIMKGDDDTFVKIDAVMNQARNVPRSMSFYIGNINYRHKPLRWGKWAVTYKEWPEEEYPPYANGPGYILSSDIAHYIISEFEMHKLRLFKMEDVSMGMWVKQFNRSKPVNYLHSFKFCQYGCVEGYYTAHYQSPRQMICLWDKLQMKTTPECCNMR, encoded by the exons ATGAAAAGAGGGAACAATTTGGTCGCATTGAGCAGACAACGATCCATTCAGATTCTCATCGCCATTGCGTTCTTGTACGTCCTCTTCTTCACCCTCGAAATCCCCCTCGTCTTCAGAATCGCCCAAAAACAACGACCCACTCACACCCGCCGTCAACTCGTTCGCCGCCAAAACGGCGTCGTCTCCGCCTTGATCCTAAACGACGCCGCGTTCGATTCGGAGCTCTACCAATCCTCCTGCCGCGCCGGAAAAGCCATCTGGGaagaactaaaactaaaatcacGGAGCCCGCGAGGCCTCATTTCTAAGCCCGAGAACCGATCTGGGCCGTGCCCGGGATCCGTCTCCGTGTCCGGGCCCGAGTTTCTGGGCCGCGGGAGTTTGATGATGATTCCGTGTGGGCTTACGTTGGGTTCCCACGTAACGGTGGTTGGGAAGCCGTCAAGGGTGCAACGGAAGACGTGTCAGTTCGTGATGGAGTTGCTGGGGCTGAAGACGGTGGAGGGTGAGGAACCGCCCAGGGTGCTACATTTCAACCCTAGGTTGAAAGGGGATTGGAGTTGGAAGCCCGTGATTGAACTCAACACGTGTTACCGCATGCATTGGGGTACTGCCTTGCGATGTGATGGTTGGAAATCCAGAGCTGGTGAAGATACTg TTGATGGGTTGTTGAAGTGTGAGAAGTGGATTAGGGGTGATGAAGATAATAGGGATGCAGTGGAGACCAAGGCAGCGTGGTGGTTGAAGAGATTGATAGGGCGAACAAAACGAGTAAATGTTGACTGGCCATTTCCATTTTCTGAGAACAAGCTATTTATTCTTACTCTTAGTGCTGGATTTGAGGGTTTCCATATTAATGTTGATGGGAGGCATGTGACCTCTTTTCCTTATCGCACT GGATTTACTCTTGAGGATGCCACTGGTCTTACTTTGAGTGGGGACATTGATGTCCATTCTGTATTTGCTGCTTCTTTGCCTTCGGTGCATCCTAATGTTTCTTCGCAGCAGCATCTTGAATTTTCAACCAGATGGCGTGCGCCAAATCTTCCTCGCTATGGTGTGgaattgtttgtagggatcctTTCAGCTGGAAACCATTTTGCTGAGCGGATGGCTGTGAGGAAGTCATGGATGCAGCATAGCTTTATCAAATCTTCTAAAGTGGTCACTCGTTTCTTTGTAGCACTG CACCCGAGGAAAGAAATTAATGTGGAGTTAAAGAAGGAAGCAGAATATTTTGGTGATATTGTTATAGTTCCTTACATTGATAACTATGACCTTGTTGTGTTGAAAACGATGGCCATATGTGAATATGGG GTTCACACAGTTTCTGCGGAGTATATCATGAAAGGTGATGATGACACTTTTGTAAAAATTGATGCTGTTATGAATCAAGCAAGGAATGTTCCACGTTCTATGAGCTTTTATATTGGGAACATTAATTACCGACACAAACCCTTGCGCTGGGGTAAATGGGCTGTGACATATAAG GAGTGGCCAGAAGAGGAATACCCACCCTATGCAAATGGACCGGGTTATATTTTGTCTTCTGATATTGCACACTACATTatatctgaatttgagatgcatAAATTAAGG TTGTTTAAGATGGAAGATGTGAGTATGGGAATGTGGGTAAAGCAATTTAACAGATCGAAACCGGTAAACTATTTGCATAGCTTCAAGTTCTGCCAATATGGTTGTGTAGAAGGCTATTACACAGCCCATTACCAATCGCCTAGGCAGATGATATGCCTGTGGGATAAATTGCAGATGAAGACAACGCCTGAGTGCTGCAACATGAGATAA
- the LOC100800715 gene encoding 60S ribosome subunit biogenesis protein NIP7 homolog produces the protein MRPLDEKETSAVFEKLFKFVGNNLKNIVENPSHEGPDSNPGRYCFRLHKNKIFYASESLVKRATNVARPNLVSLGTCIGKYTHGGSFHLTVQALNLLAANAKHKVWLKPQSEMSFLYGNHVLKGALGKLSENIAAGDGVVVFSMADVPLGFGVAAKSTLDCRKLDPNGIVVLHQADVGEYLRMEDEL, from the coding sequence aTGAGACCCTTGGACGAGAAGGAGACGAGCGCAGTGTTCGAGAAGCTGTTCAAGTTCGTCGGAAACAACCTGAAGAACATCGTGGAGAACCCCTCGCACGAAGGTCCCGATTCGAACCCCGGGCGCTACTGCTTCCGGCTCCACAAGAACAAGATCTTCTACGCCAGCGAGTCCCTCGTGAAGCGCGCCACCAACGTCGCCCGCCCCAACCTGGTCTCCCTCGGCACCTGCATCGGGAAATACACCCACGGCGGCAGCTTCCACCTCACCGTCCAGGCCCTCAACTTGCTCGCCGCCAACGCCAAGCACAAGGTCTGGCTCAAGCCCCAGTCCGAGATGTCCTTCTTGTACGGCAACCATGTCTTGAAGGGCGCTCTCGGGAAACTCTCCGAAAACATCGCTGCCGGTGACGGGGTTGTCGTCTTCTCCATGGCCGACGTGCCGTTGGGTTTCGGTGTCGCCGCCAAGTCCACGCTGGATTGTAGGAAGCTGGATCCCAACGGGATTGTTGTTCTGCACCAGGCCGATGTGGGAGAGTACTTGAGGATGGAAGATGAGCTTTGA
- the LOC100798981 gene encoding AAA-ATPase At3g28580: protein MKMSEMWATMGSTLASFMFLWTIMRQYCPYGVQRFFEKYTHRIMSYFYPYIRISFHEYMGDRLKRSEAYAAVEAYLSANTSKSAKRLKAEMGKDSSNLVLTMDEYERVTDDYDGVKVWWVSNKVMSPTRSPMSYYPEQEKRFYKLTFHSKNRDTITESYLKHVMREGKEIRLRNRQRKLYTNSPGYKWPSYKQTMWSHIVFEHPATFDTMAMEPEKKKEIIEDLVTFSKSKDFYARIGKAWKRGYLLYGPPGTGKSTMIAAMANLLAYDVYDLELTAVKDNTELRKLLIETTSKSIIVIEDIDCSLDLTGQRKKKGDKSSWDEDEAEKDVIGRKEAKEEGGSSGCSKVTLSGLLNFIDGIWSACGGERLIVFTTNYVEKLDPALIRRGRMDKHIQLSYCTFDGFKVLANNYLKLETHPLFDTIESLIGEVKITPADVAENLMPKSPLDDPHKCLSNLIEALEEAAKAEEMKQRSSHIKEELLQQNGSIKENGELHGDKAMNQCQIWLVNDT, encoded by the coding sequence ATGAAGATGAGTGAGATGTGGGCAACAATGGGGTCAACCTTAGCCAGCTTCATGTTCTTGTGGACGATCATGAGGCAGTACTGTCCCTACGGTGTTCAACGTTTCTTCGAGAAGTACACACACAGGATCATGAGTTACTTCTACCCCTACATTAGAATCTCCTTTCATGAGTACATGGGAGACAGGTTGAAGCGAAGTGAGGCCTATGCAGCTGTGGAGGCATACCTCAGTGCCAACACATCAAAGAGTGCCAAAAGGCTCAAAGCTGAAATGGGAAAAGATAGCAGCAACTTGGTTTTGACCATGGATGAATACGAAAGAGTAACAGATGATTATGATGGTGTGAAAGTTTGGTGGGTCTCTAACAAAGTTATGTCACCAACAAGGTCCCCAATGTCTTATTATCCAGAACAGGAGAAAAGGTTCTACAAGCTCACTTTTCACAGCAAGAATAGGGACACAATAACAGAGTCCTATTTGAAGCATGTGATGAGGGAAGGGAAGGAGATTCGTTTGAGGAACAGGCAGAGGAAGTTGTATACTAATAGTCCCGGCTACAAGTGGCCAAGTTACAAGCAAACGATGTGGAGCCACATTGTGTTTGAGCACCCTGCAACTTTTGACACAATGGCCATGGAGCctgagaagaaaaaagagatcaTTGAGGATTTGGTCACTTTCAGCAAGAGCAAGGATTTCTATGCAAGAATTGGGAAGGCTTGGAAGAGGGGTTACCTTCTCTACGGCCCTCCAGGGACCGGAAAGTCCACGATGATCGCGGCTATGGCGAATTTGCTGGCCTATGATGTCTATGACTTGGAGCTGACAGCAGTGAAGGACAACACCGAGCTGAGGAAGCTTCTGATTGAGACAACAAGTAAGTCCATAATTGTAATTGAGGACATTGATTGCTCTCTTGATCTTACAGggcagaggaagaagaagggcGATAAGTCCTCGTGGGACGAGGACGAGGCCGAGAAGGATGTTATTGGAAGGAAAGAGGCCAAGGAGGAAGGAGGGAGTAGTGGCTGCAGCAAAGTCACACTCTCAGGgcttttgaatttcattgatGGGATTTGGTCTGCTTGTGGAGGGGAGAGGTTGATTGTGTTCACAACCAATTATGTGGAGAAGCTTGATCCTGCTCTCATTAGAAGGGGGAGAATGGACAAGCATATTCAGCTCTCTTATTGCACCTTTGATGGCTTTAAAGTTCTCGCGAATAACTACTTGAAGCTTGAGACTCATCCATTGTTTGACACCATTGAGAGCCTTATTGGGGAGGTTAAGATCACCCCAGCTGATGTTGCTGAAAACCTTATGCCTAAGTCTCCACTGGATGATCCTCACAAGTGTCTCTCAAACTTGATTGAAGCACTTGAGGAAGCTGCAAAAGCAGAGGAGATGAAGCAGAGGAGTAGTCACATTAAGGAGGAGCTTCTTCAACAAAATGGGTCCATTAAGGAAAATGGTGAGCTTCATGGTGACAAAGCAATGAATCAGTGCCAGATCTGGCTCGTTAATGATACATAA